A region of the Desulfurobacterium atlanticum genome:
CTGTATAAAAACTCCTCTTCCCTTATTTCTGTCAGATAGAAAGACCTTTTCTGGAGGATTTCCAGAAACAGTTTACCTTTTTCTCCTCTAAACCACCTGTGAATCTCTTTTATTCTTTCAAACTTTTCCTTTCCTGCTCTGATAATTTTAGGTGGTGGTTTTTCTTTATCACTGAAAATGAAATTAACAGAAAGATAAGTTAAATTCTCAGGAAGTTTATATTTAATTTCTCCGTAATCCTCTTCTCTACTTCCAAGAAAGACAACACCAAAATTAAACTCTTCAAGTCCTGAAATAAGGCTGTGAATCCAGGAGCTGACTCCTCCCTTAACATAGGGATATGTTCCCTCGGCTATAATTGCAACATCAACAGGTTTGCCTTTATTCACCTTTATCATTGAGTATCACCTGACCAGAATTTTTTCATGAAACAGACATCAGGTTGTAAAGGTAACTCAACAATGGAAAACAGTTTTTTAACCTTGGAAAAATTCTTTTTCTTAAAGTAAATTTCAGCAAGATAAGGAGCTACTTTAGATTTTAGGTTTTTACTGCCTTTTCTGAAAGCTTCTTCAAGAAACTTTTCAGCAAGTTCCATTTGAGATTTTTTAAGGTAGATTTTTCCTGCAAGAAAGCAGATTTCGGGATTATCAGTAATTTCAAGAGCTTTTTCTATATAAAATTCTGTTTCTTTTAAAACAAAATTTTCAAGTTCTTTATCAATTATACCAAGGTAGTACATATCCCAGTATAAGTTTGCAAGTTCATAATAGATATCTCCTTTTTCCTCTTCAGTTTTGACTTTCTCAAGTTTTTGTTTTAACATTTCAATCTTTTCGTTTATTTCGTTTTCATATTTTGAAATAACGGCAAAAGCATAAAGTCGAACTTCATCATTTGTAGAAGCAAAAGCCTTTTTCATAGCTTTGACTGTTAGAGGATGGATAAATTTACTTATTACGAGCATAAAATTTTCATTTGTTAATTTTTTCTGCTTCACAAATTGAATTAGGGCAGCTTCACCAAATTTTCTTGGTTTTGCTTTAATTTTTTCCATAGTAATATCTTTTATGGGAAGCTCTGAGTAGTTGGGGAGGCTGATACCTTTTTTAGGGAAAAGAATTAGAAAGTAGAAGGGAATAATAAAATATCCTCCTACTGGAATAAGGAATATTAATACAAACAGGATAAATATATTTTTCAGAACTTCAAAAGAGTTTTTTCTTTCAATTTTCTTAAGAAGAAGTATAACAGTGAATATAGCTAAAATAAGAGAAATAAGAGTATGAATAAGAAGCAGGAAAAATAAATTTAAGCTATTCATTTTCAACCTCAAACTTTTTTAGATGTTCCACTATATAATTGTCAATCTTTAAAAGCTTAACTTCCAGGTTTTGAAAGGCTTTTTCTCCTATATATCTATCTATCTCTTTTTTGACTCTGTTTACAAATCCTTCTGCTGAAGGCAGAGGGGAAAGTGGCAGGAGAACAAAAAGAAAATATTTATTAGTATTTTTCTCTTTTTTAAAGAAAGCAACATCTATTCCTCTGATTCTTCTATGGATAAAGTCTACAAGGTCTGAGAATTCCCTATCTATTTTAAAAACTACAATGTAGCTATCTATACCAAATTTTATATTCATCTTTCTGAGGGTTTCTATTTCAGCAGCAAATTCAAGGGGAAGGTAAGGAATCTCTTCTATAACTTTTGTGGCAGATTCACTCTTTTTAAGCTCTGCGAAGAACCATATGAGTGCAACGTTTATGGAAAGGATGTTGTCTGCGTTTAAGTATCTAAAAGGAATTTTCCTTACAGCAAAAAGAGCAACTATTTCATCTTCATTTCTGTTATCAAATATTGGAATAATAGCAAGGTATTTTGTGTTTTCACTTTTTGAAGATATAAAAACTGTTTTTCCAGATTCCAGTGCTTCTTTTACAAGGGGATCTTCAGTATCAAGTTCAGCAGAAGTTCCTATGTAACCAACTTCTTTAAACCAATTTTTCTCTTTTAGGTAAAGATTTCCTTCTTCTACATTAAAGGCTTCATTTATGAGATTCATTAATTTGTTAGAAGCAGTGCGTTTATCTTTTACTATTTCGTTTCTTATCTGTTCAAGGACGCTTCTTATACTTACAGGCTTAATAAGGTAATGTCTTTCAAGCTGATCGTGGGAGAGTTTAAGAAGTATAAAATCGTTTATCTGTTTTCTTAATTTATCTTTAAAATAGATGTTTTCCTCTTCAGCAAGCTGTATTTTCTTTTTCCAGTAGAAGAAGAATTCTCCGGCTATTAAAACAAGAAGCAGGTCCCATAAAAGGAAGTTGACAGGGAAAATGTGATAAAGAAAATAAAATGCCGGAATAGATGCGGCAATAAATATCAATCCACCTAAAAGGCCGTAGAAGAGTGTTAAGGATAGGGAGAGAATCACAAAAGGATTAACAGAGCTGTGTATGAATAGGGGATCTTTACTGCTTGTGTAGAATCCTATTCCTGCAAGAATTACGGCAAAAACAATCGCTTCAGCTATAACAAATTTGACCGCAATGTCTCTATTGCCGGCCATTATTTAACTTCCCCGTTAAGTAATTCCTGATATAAAGTACTGATGGATTTATGTCCCCATGAAGAACTGGAAAGAGTTATTGTTGATAAAGTACTGTTGGTTGAGGGATTCTCAATGTATATGGTAACACTTACTGCAGGTTCACCATCGATTCCGGTTTTATACCGCCATTCGTTTACATATCCTCCAACTATGCAAGTGTAACCTTTCTCTTTTAAAGATTTTTTAAGTTCTTTTATCTCTTTTACGGAAAGATCTTCATCTTTTATTTCAAAAAAGTTTTTCACTCTATAACCTTTAGATTTTAAAACCCCAAAAGTTATAGATGCAGCACTTTCACCTGCAAGAGGAGTTTCGGAATAATTAACAAATGGGATAACTGCACATATTTTGTTTTCAGGAAAAATTACAGGAGTTTTGTTTACCTGGGTTGCACAGCCTGATACCAATCCTATTAATGATATTAGAAATCCGATGTTTAACTTTTTTTTCATTATACCTCCTTTTATA
Encoded here:
- a CDS encoding tetratricopeptide repeat protein — encoded protein: MNSLNLFFLLLIHTLISLILAIFTVILLLKKIERKNSFEVLKNIFILFVLIFLIPVGGYFIIPFYFLILFPKKGISLPNYSELPIKDITMEKIKAKPRKFGEAALIQFVKQKKLTNENFMLVISKFIHPLTVKAMKKAFASTNDEVRLYAFAVISKYENEINEKIEMLKQKLEKVKTEEEKGDIYYELANLYWDMYYLGIIDKELENFVLKETEFYIEKALEITDNPEICFLAGKIYLKKSQMELAEKFLEEAFRKGSKNLKSKVAPYLAEIYFKKKNFSKVKKLFSIVELPLQPDVCFMKKFWSGDTQ
- a CDS encoding PelD GGDEF domain-containing protein, with product MAGNRDIAVKFVIAEAIVFAVILAGIGFYTSSKDPLFIHSSVNPFVILSLSLTLFYGLLGGLIFIAASIPAFYFLYHIFPVNFLLWDLLLVLIAGEFFFYWKKKIQLAEEENIYFKDKLRKQINDFILLKLSHDQLERHYLIKPVSIRSVLEQIRNEIVKDKRTASNKLMNLINEAFNVEEGNLYLKEKNWFKEVGYIGTSAELDTEDPLVKEALESGKTVFISSKSENTKYLAIIPIFDNRNEDEIVALFAVRKIPFRYLNADNILSINVALIWFFAELKKSESATKVIEEIPYLPLEFAAEIETLRKMNIKFGIDSYIVVFKIDREFSDLVDFIHRRIRGIDVAFFKKEKNTNKYFLFVLLPLSPLPSAEGFVNRVKKEIDRYIGEKAFQNLEVKLLKIDNYIVEHLKKFEVENE